In Rhizobium sp. N324, a single genomic region encodes these proteins:
- a CDS encoding Mrp/NBP35 family ATP-binding protein, which translates to MTDVTKEQVLETLKTVRGPDLERDIVELGMVSDVFISDGKVYFSITVPADRAKELEPMRLAAERVVKAMPGVKGALVALTADKKAAAAAPAARPVPNPPHGHAGHDHHGHDHGGHAHAPQQQPPRAGKIGVPGIGAIIAVASGKGGVGKSTTAVNLALGLLANGLRVGILDADIYGPSMPRLLKISGRPTQIDGRIINPMENYGLKVMSMGFLVDEETAMIWRGPMVQSALLQMLREVAWGELDVLVVDMPPGTGDAQLTMAQQVPLAGAVIVSTPQDLALIDARKGLNMFRKVEVPVLGIVENMSYFIAPDTGTRYDIFGHGGARKEAERIGVPFLGEVPLTMNIRETSDAGTPLVASEPNGVVAGIYRGIAAKVWEQVGGQTQRPAPTIVFE; encoded by the coding sequence ATGACCGACGTCACCAAGGAACAGGTTCTCGAAACGCTGAAGACCGTGCGTGGACCGGATCTCGAGCGCGATATCGTCGAGCTCGGCATGGTTTCTGATGTCTTCATCTCCGACGGCAAGGTTTATTTCTCCATCACCGTTCCGGCCGATCGCGCCAAGGAGCTGGAGCCGATGCGGCTCGCCGCCGAGCGCGTCGTCAAGGCCATGCCTGGTGTCAAGGGTGCGCTCGTCGCGCTGACCGCAGACAAGAAAGCCGCAGCCGCAGCACCCGCTGCCCGCCCGGTGCCGAATCCGCCGCACGGACATGCCGGCCACGATCATCATGGGCATGACCACGGTGGCCATGCGCACGCCCCGCAGCAACAGCCGCCGCGGGCCGGCAAGATCGGCGTCCCCGGCATCGGCGCCATCATCGCCGTCGCCTCCGGCAAGGGTGGGGTCGGCAAGTCGACCACGGCCGTCAACCTGGCGCTCGGCCTGCTTGCCAACGGTCTTCGCGTCGGCATTCTCGATGCCGACATCTATGGTCCCTCGATGCCGCGGCTCTTGAAAATATCCGGCCGCCCGACCCAGATCGACGGCCGCATCATCAATCCGATGGAGAATTACGGCCTCAAGGTCATGTCGATGGGTTTCCTCGTCGACGAGGAGACGGCGATGATCTGGCGCGGGCCGATGGTCCAGTCGGCGCTGTTGCAGATGCTGCGCGAAGTCGCCTGGGGTGAACTCGACGTGCTGGTCGTCGACATGCCGCCCGGCACCGGCGACGCGCAGCTGACCATGGCCCAGCAGGTGCCGCTTGCCGGCGCCGTCATCGTCTCGACGCCGCAGGATCTCGCTTTGATCGATGCCCGCAAGGGCCTCAACATGTTCCGCAAGGTCGAGGTGCCGGTGCTCGGCATCGTCGAGAATATGAGCTATTTCATCGCGCCCGATACCGGCACCCGCTACGATATCTTCGGCCATGGCGGCGCCCGCAAGGAGGCCGAGCGCATCGGCGTGCCCTTCCTCGGCGAAGTGCCGCTGACGATGAACATCCGTGAAACTTCCGACGCCGGTACGCCGCTCGTCGCCTCCGAGCCGAACGGCGTCGTCGCCGGCATCTATCGCGGCATCGCCGCCAAGGTCTGGGAGCAGGTCGGCGGGCAAACCCAGCGCCCGGCGCCGACGATCGTCTTCGAATAG
- a CDS encoding magnesium transporter CorA family protein, protein MITAYCSNCRSVEIRDLSHAASFPEDVVWVDMIEPSRDEELYVEKVLGIEVPTRDDLKDIEPSARLYVENDAVFMTASLLWKAETEAPTLTDVAFILAGNRLVTIRYAHPKSFALFIAALHRLPENWRSGAALLAKLLETIVDRTAEILEASISRLDILSMHVFGDRAKKVRKPSNFLEEKLRDIAGHHRMISKVRDSLGSLSRLLTFLHAIPAVQQGRETKELCRTVSRDIQSLSEHAAFVAGNITFLLDASLGLINIEQNSIIKIFSIASVVFLPPTLVASVYGMNFQVMPELAWAAGYPYSLALMVISAVIPFFFFRWKGWL, encoded by the coding sequence GTGATTACCGCTTATTGTTCCAATTGCCGGTCCGTCGAGATCCGCGATCTGTCGCATGCCGCATCCTTCCCTGAGGATGTCGTCTGGGTCGACATGATCGAGCCGAGCCGCGACGAGGAACTCTATGTCGAAAAGGTTCTCGGCATCGAGGTTCCGACCCGCGACGACCTCAAGGATATCGAACCCTCCGCCCGTCTCTATGTCGAAAACGACGCCGTCTTCATGACCGCCTCGCTCCTCTGGAAGGCGGAAACCGAAGCGCCGACGCTGACCGATGTCGCCTTCATTCTGGCCGGAAACCGGCTGGTCACCATCCGCTACGCCCATCCCAAATCCTTTGCGCTGTTCATCGCCGCCCTTCACCGGCTGCCGGAAAACTGGCGCAGCGGCGCGGCCCTTCTCGCCAAGCTGTTGGAGACGATCGTCGACCGCACCGCCGAGATCCTCGAGGCCTCCATCTCGCGCCTCGACATCCTGTCGATGCATGTCTTCGGCGACCGGGCGAAGAAAGTCCGCAAGCCCTCGAACTTTCTCGAAGAGAAGCTGCGGGATATTGCCGGCCATCACCGGATGATCAGCAAGGTGCGCGACAGCCTCGGTTCGCTGTCCCGCCTGCTGACCTTCCTGCACGCGATCCCGGCGGTCCAGCAGGGCCGCGAGACGAAGGAACTCTGCCGCACCGTCTCGCGCGATATCCAGTCGCTGTCGGAGCATGCCGCCTTCGTCGCCGGCAACATCACCTTCCTGCTCGACGCTTCGCTCGGTCTGATCAACATCGAGCAGAATTCGATCATCAAGATTTTCTCGATCGCTTCGGTGGTATTCTTGCCGCCGACACTGGTCGCCTCCGTCTATGGCATGAATTTTCAGGTCATGCCGGAGCTGGCCTGGGCTGCGGGTTATCCCTATTCGCTGGCCCTGATGGTAATATCAGCCGTCATTCCCTTTTTCTTTTTCCGCTGGAAAGGCTGGCTCTGA
- a CDS encoding potassium transporter Kup: MSAESHPNESQMTPKKLFYLALGSVGVVYGDIGTSPLYAFREALKPVAHDGLTRFEVISLISLMIWALTIIVTIKYVLFLLRADNEGEGGTLSLLALLMKTANGHTAILMLLGLMGAALFLGDAMITPALSVLSAVEGLKLVTPSFSEYIVPISVVILALLFVVQSRGTGAVARFFGPITAVWFLVMAAAGISHISDDFGILAAFNPYYAVSFLLHEGFYGVVVLGAVFLTVTGAEALYADLGHFGRRPIQWAWFLLVFPALTLNYLGQGALVLGKPETMSDPFYLMYPKWALLPVVILATAATIIASQAVITGAFSMVRQGINLGFLPRMEILFTSETNTGQIFVPSVNAVLFIGVIFLVLSFKTSDALATAYGISVTGAMVVTSIMAFEFVRARWNWSLPLAVVALAPLVVLELIFLGANLLKIHDGGYIPILIATAFTVIMWTWRRGTAILMEKTRHTDIPLPSFVSAIERKSDHSPAQVPGTAIFLTSDPESAPAALLHNLKHNHVLHDRNVILTIRTVNKPRVASQDRYKVEQISERFSRVELLFGFMESQNVSQALATLRKTGLKFDIMSTSFYLGRRKLVPDAKSGMPYWQDRLYIALANAAANPSDYFRLPANRVVELGSHVII; encoded by the coding sequence ATGTCCGCAGAGAGCCATCCGAACGAATCCCAGATGACGCCGAAAAAGCTGTTCTATCTTGCTTTGGGGTCCGTCGGCGTCGTCTACGGCGATATCGGCACCAGCCCGCTTTATGCCTTTCGCGAGGCGCTGAAGCCTGTGGCCCATGACGGCCTCACCCGCTTCGAGGTGATCAGCCTGATCTCGCTGATGATCTGGGCGCTGACGATCATCGTCACCATCAAATATGTGCTGTTTCTGCTGCGCGCCGACAACGAGGGAGAGGGCGGCACGCTGTCGCTGCTTGCCCTGTTGATGAAAACCGCCAACGGCCATACCGCCATCCTGATGCTGCTCGGCCTGATGGGCGCCGCCCTCTTCCTCGGCGATGCGATGATCACGCCGGCGCTATCGGTGCTCTCGGCCGTCGAAGGCCTGAAGCTCGTCACGCCAAGCTTCTCGGAATATATCGTGCCGATCTCGGTGGTGATCCTGGCGCTGCTCTTCGTCGTGCAATCGCGCGGCACCGGCGCCGTCGCCAGGTTCTTCGGCCCGATCACCGCCGTCTGGTTCCTGGTCATGGCCGCCGCCGGCATTTCCCACATCTCCGACGATTTCGGCATTCTCGCCGCCTTCAATCCCTATTATGCCGTCAGCTTCCTGCTGCATGAGGGCTTTTACGGCGTCGTCGTGCTCGGCGCCGTCTTCCTGACGGTGACGGGCGCCGAGGCGCTTTACGCCGATCTCGGCCATTTCGGCCGCCGCCCGATCCAGTGGGCCTGGTTCCTGCTGGTCTTCCCGGCGCTGACGCTGAACTATCTCGGGCAGGGGGCTCTGGTTCTCGGCAAGCCGGAGACGATGTCGGATCCCTTTTATCTGATGTATCCGAAATGGGCGCTGCTGCCGGTCGTCATCCTGGCGACCGCCGCGACGATCATCGCCAGCCAGGCGGTCATCACCGGCGCCTTCTCGATGGTGCGCCAGGGCATCAACCTCGGCTTCCTGCCGCGTATGGAAATCCTCTTCACTTCGGAAACCAATACCGGGCAGATCTTCGTGCCGTCGGTCAATGCCGTGCTGTTCATCGGCGTCATCTTCCTAGTCCTGAGCTTCAAGACCTCAGACGCGCTGGCGACCGCCTATGGCATCTCCGTTACCGGCGCCATGGTCGTCACCTCGATCATGGCCTTCGAATTCGTTCGCGCCCGCTGGAACTGGTCGCTTCCGCTCGCGGTGGTAGCACTTGCGCCGCTGGTCGTGCTCGAATTGATCTTCCTCGGCGCCAATCTCTTGAAGATCCATGACGGCGGCTATATCCCGATCCTGATCGCCACCGCCTTTACCGTCATCATGTGGACCTGGCGCCGCGGCACCGCGATCCTGATGGAAAAGACCCGCCACACCGATATTCCGCTCCCCTCCTTCGTCAGCGCGATCGAGCGTAAGAGCGACCATTCGCCGGCCCAGGTTCCGGGCACCGCGATCTTCCTGACCAGCGATCCGGAATCGGCGCCTGCCGCCTTGCTGCACAATCTCAAGCACAACCATGTGCTTCACGACCGCAACGTCATCCTGACGATCCGCACCGTCAACAAGCCGCGCGTGGCGAGCCAGGACCGCTACAAGGTCGAGCAGATTTCCGAGCGCTTCTCCCGCGTCGAGCTGCTGTTCGGCTTCATGGAATCGCAGAATGTTTCGCAGGCCCTGGCGACGCTGCGCAAGACTGGACTGAAGTTCGACATCATGTCGACCTCCTTCTATCTCGGCCGCCGCAAGCTGGTGCCGGACGCCAAGTCTGGCATGCCTTACTGGCAGGACCGGCTCTATATCGCCCTTGCCAACGCCGCCGCCAACCCCTCGGACTACTTCCGCCTGCCGGCTAACCGCGTGGTGGAACTGGGGTCGCATGTGATTATTTGA
- a CDS encoding cell wall hydrolase, giving the protein MECSRVPLPELVLRRKSSSRSKLRLLPENWVSPAIFGLTGWLIFPSAASHADLAAMLAGLDRKGENWRMVLTNSPAGSIHQAELAFADPDVTGSVLSGAGMVLPDGRKVAFSAMDKDTAEDKGTAKDKSQEDTPDEDRVNRGAKKGRVVAVEKMQPPKDFSAGSILERTKMLFTPSFDLKDRSAFVKPKIQGKEIEIATSFYRKQPVVTDRGVPAMLASLVTSDTADVLATAYGPAAPDYSRQSPFDSILTEQNNGRFVPEIGPRDHAWAASILAPSVFSAREQQCLASGIYFEARGESVKGQAAVAQVILNRVRNPAYPKTICGVVYQNEDWRNRCQFSFACDSIKDRVNSEYHWRMARDVAMAVTSGKIWLPQVGSATHYHAVYVRPKWAKTMEKVGRIGLHVFYRTYGGGWS; this is encoded by the coding sequence ATGGAATGTTCCCGCGTTCCATTGCCGGAGTTGGTGTTGCGTCGAAAGAGCTCTTCCCGTAGCAAGCTGCGTCTTCTTCCCGAGAATTGGGTGTCGCCCGCTATCTTCGGGCTCACCGGCTGGCTGATCTTCCCGAGCGCCGCGTCTCATGCCGATCTCGCCGCCATGCTGGCCGGTCTCGACCGGAAGGGGGAGAACTGGCGCATGGTGCTGACCAATTCGCCGGCCGGCTCCATTCATCAGGCCGAACTGGCTTTCGCCGATCCTGACGTGACGGGCTCGGTCTTGTCGGGCGCTGGCATGGTGCTGCCGGATGGCCGCAAGGTCGCTTTCTCTGCCATGGATAAGGACACTGCCGAGGACAAGGGTACCGCCAAGGACAAGAGCCAGGAGGACACGCCCGACGAGGATCGTGTCAACCGCGGCGCCAAGAAGGGCCGGGTCGTCGCTGTCGAGAAGATGCAGCCGCCGAAGGATTTTTCCGCCGGCTCGATCCTCGAGCGCACGAAGATGCTGTTTACCCCGAGCTTCGATCTCAAGGACCGCTCGGCCTTCGTCAAGCCGAAGATCCAGGGCAAAGAAATCGAGATCGCCACATCTTTCTATAGGAAGCAGCCGGTGGTGACCGATCGTGGCGTGCCGGCAATGTTGGCAAGCCTCGTCACCAGCGACACGGCCGATGTTCTTGCCACTGCTTATGGGCCGGCGGCACCCGACTATTCCCGCCAATCACCCTTTGATTCGATCCTGACCGAGCAGAACAACGGCCGCTTCGTGCCGGAGATCGGTCCGCGCGACCATGCATGGGCCGCCAGCATCTTGGCGCCGAGCGTCTTTTCCGCCCGCGAACAGCAGTGCCTTGCCTCCGGCATTTATTTCGAAGCACGCGGAGAATCGGTGAAGGGCCAGGCCGCCGTCGCCCAGGTCATCCTTAACCGCGTCCGCAATCCCGCCTATCCGAAAACCATCTGCGGGGTCGTCTACCAGAACGAGGATTGGCGCAACCGCTGCCAGTTTTCCTTCGCCTGCGACAGCATCAAGGACAGGGTGAACTCTGAATATCACTGGCGGATGGCCCGCGATGTGGCGATGGCGGTGACATCAGGCAAGATCTGGCTGCCGCAGGTGGGCTCGGCGACTCATTACCATGCCGTCTATGTCAGACCGAAATGGGCAAAGACCATGGAGAAGGTCGGCCGTATCGGTCTCCACGTCTTCTATCGCACCTATGGCGGCGGCTGGAGCTGA
- a CDS encoding AtpZ/AtpI family protein has protein sequence MADDREESLEKRRAQLEAKLATKRVEAKVEEASEARSEVSRKGYAQAMKLSSEFISAIVVGAVLGYVFDRFVGTAPWGMIVLLLLGFCAGVLNVLRSAGVVAHPLDDKDGKK, from the coding sequence ATGGCGGACGACCGCGAAGAAAGTCTTGAGAAGCGCCGTGCGCAACTGGAAGCGAAACTCGCGACCAAGCGCGTGGAGGCGAAAGTGGAAGAGGCAAGCGAAGCCCGTTCCGAGGTAAGCCGCAAAGGTTATGCCCAGGCGATGAAGCTTTCCAGCGAGTTCATTTCCGCAATCGTCGTCGGCGCCGTCCTTGGCTATGTCTTCGACCGTTTTGTTGGCACGGCGCCTTGGGGGATGATTGTTCTTCTGCTTCTCGGATTCTGTGCCGGCGTTCTGAACGTGCTGCGTTCTGCGGGGGTGGTGGCCCATCCCCTGGACGACAAAGACGGCAAGAAATAA
- a CDS encoding F0F1 ATP synthase subunit A yields the protein MSNDPTHQFLIHKIVPIEIGGIDFSFTNASLFMAASAAVAVGFLYFATSNRAIVPGRSQSIAEMSYEFIANMLKEGAGKQGMKFFPLVFSLFMFVLTANLLGMFPYFFTVTSQIIVTFALALLVIGTVVVYGFYKHGFGFLNLFVPHGVPGALLPLVVAIEIISFLSRPISLSVRLFANMLAGHITLKVFAGFVASLGTLGALGVGGAVLPLIMTVALTGLEFLVAFLQAYVFAVLTCMYLNDAIHPGGH from the coding sequence GTGTCTAACGATCCGACTCATCAGTTCCTGATCCATAAGATTGTGCCGATCGAAATCGGCGGAATTGATTTTTCGTTCACCAATGCATCGCTTTTCATGGCCGCTTCGGCTGCCGTTGCCGTCGGCTTCCTCTATTTCGCCACCTCGAATCGCGCCATCGTTCCGGGCCGTTCGCAGTCGATTGCGGAAATGTCCTATGAGTTCATCGCCAACATGCTGAAGGAAGGCGCCGGCAAGCAGGGAATGAAATTCTTCCCGCTGGTCTTCTCGCTCTTCATGTTCGTGCTGACGGCGAACCTGCTCGGTATGTTCCCGTATTTCTTCACGGTGACGAGCCAGATCATCGTTACGTTCGCCCTCGCTTTGCTCGTCATCGGCACCGTCGTCGTCTACGGTTTCTATAAGCATGGCTTCGGCTTCCTCAATCTCTTCGTGCCGCACGGCGTGCCGGGCGCGCTGCTGCCGCTGGTGGTGGCGATCGAAATCATCTCCTTCCTGTCGCGTCCGATTTCGCTCTCGGTTCGTCTCTTCGCCAACATGCTCGCCGGTCACATTACCCTGAAGGTGTTCGCAGGCTTCGTCGCCTCGCTCGGAACCCTGGGTGCTCTCGGCGTCGGCGGTGCCGTTCTTCCCCTCATCATGACCGTCGCCCTGACCGGTCTCGAGTTCCTCGTCGCCTTCCTTCAGGCTTACGTCTTTGCGGTGCTGACTTGCATGTACCTCAACGACGCAATCCATCCGGGCGGGCACTAA
- a CDS encoding F0F1 ATP synthase subunit C produces the protein MEAEAAKYIGAGLACFGMAGTALGLGNIFGSYLSGALRNPSAADSQFGRLVFGFAVTEALGIFSLLIALLLLFAV, from the coding sequence ATGGAAGCGGAAGCAGCAAAGTACATCGGTGCAGGCCTGGCTTGCTTTGGTATGGCCGGTACGGCTCTCGGCCTCGGCAATATTTTCGGCAGCTACCTCTCCGGCGCACTGCGCAATCCGTCTGCCGCTGACAGCCAGTTCGGCCGTCTGGTATTCGGCTTCGCCGTTACGGAAGCTCTGGGCATCTTCTCGCTGCTCATCGCTCTCCTCCTCCTCTTCGCCGTCTGA
- a CDS encoding F0F1 ATP synthase subunit B, which translates to MFFVTPAYAEEAPAAATGTDAHAAPAAGEVHTETGVAGGEHARGPFPPFDSTTFASQLLWLVITFGVFYLLMQKVIAPRIGTILDQRHTRISQDLEEAGRLKAEADAAVQTYEGELAAARAKSNAIGAAARDAAKAKAEEDRRAVEASLSEKIKAAEVRIGEIKAKAFADVGTIAEETAAAVVDQLIGGSVAKADVAAAVAAAKKEA; encoded by the coding sequence ATGTTTTTTGTGACCCCGGCTTACGCTGAAGAAGCACCGGCGGCAGCGACGGGTACGGATGCGCATGCCGCTCCGGCCGCAGGCGAGGTCCATACCGAGACTGGTGTTGCCGGAGGCGAACACGCCCGCGGCCCATTCCCGCCTTTCGATTCGACGACCTTCGCATCCCAGCTGCTCTGGCTGGTGATCACGTTCGGCGTCTTCTATTTGCTCATGCAAAAGGTCATCGCGCCGCGCATCGGGACGATCCTCGATCAGCGTCACACGCGCATCTCCCAGGATCTGGAAGAAGCCGGCCGCCTGAAGGCGGAAGCCGACGCTGCCGTCCAGACCTATGAAGGTGAACTGGCCGCTGCCCGCGCCAAGTCCAACGCGATCGGCGCTGCTGCCCGCGACGCCGCCAAAGCCAAGGCTGAGGAAGATCGCCGCGCTGTCGAGGCAAGCCTGTCTGAAAAGATCAAGGCTGCCGAAGTCCGCATCGGCGAGATCAAGGCCAAGGCTTTCGCCGACGTAGGCACTATTGCCGAGGAAACCGCGGCTGCCGTGGTCGATCAGCTGATCGGCGGCTCCGTCGCCAAGGCCGATGTCGCCGCTGCCGTTGCAGCCGCCAAGAAGGAGGCTTGA
- a CDS encoding F0F1 ATP synthase subunit B, whose amino-acid sequence MEFAFDATFFAFVGLVLFLALVVYLKVPGMMARSLDDRADQIRNELAEAKRLREEAQHLLAEYQRKRKEAEAEAAHIVAAAEREAEMLTTEAKKKTEEFVANRTALSEQKIKQAEAEAMKAVRSAAVDLAIAAAETVLVKQADAKVQSELFGNAVGQVKTRLN is encoded by the coding sequence ATGGAATTTGCCTTTGACGCGACTTTCTTCGCCTTTGTCGGCCTCGTCCTGTTCTTGGCGCTGGTCGTTTACCTGAAGGTTCCGGGCATGATGGCGCGCTCCCTCGACGACCGCGCCGACCAGATCCGCAACGAACTGGCTGAAGCCAAGCGCCTGCGCGAGGAGGCCCAGCACCTGCTCGCCGAATACCAGCGCAAGCGCAAGGAAGCGGAAGCCGAAGCGGCCCATATCGTTGCCGCCGCCGAGCGCGAAGCCGAAATGCTGACCACTGAAGCAAAGAAGAAGACGGAAGAATTCGTCGCCAACCGCACGGCGCTTTCCGAGCAGAAGATCAAGCAGGCAGAGGCCGAGGCGATGAAGGCGGTCCGTTCCGCCGCCGTCGATCTCGCAATCGCTGCCGCTGAAACGGTGCTCGTCAAGCAGGCTGATGCCAAGGTCCAGTCCGAGCTCTTCGGCAATGCCGTCGGCCAGGTCAAGACGCGGCTCAACTGA
- a CDS encoding ribonuclease HII, giving the protein MRPRTPPDSPQLFQAAPLVPDFRLELKARKAGHWPVAGADEAGRGPLAGPVVAAAVILDPKRIPEGLNDSKQLSAQRREELFAQILATATVSIASSSSTRIDETDIRKASLDAMRRAICSLAIPASYVLTDGLDVPPGLDCPGQAVVKGDARSVSIAAASIVAKVTRDRMMARAHHVFPDYGFAAHVGYGTAQHRAGIEKLGPCSLHRMSFRPLRKVEGGPEMDELISE; this is encoded by the coding sequence ATGAGACCTCGCACGCCACCCGATTCTCCCCAGCTTTTCCAAGCGGCTCCCCTGGTGCCGGACTTCCGGCTGGAGCTCAAGGCCCGCAAGGCCGGCCACTGGCCGGTTGCCGGCGCCGACGAGGCAGGCCGGGGGCCGCTGGCCGGGCCTGTTGTCGCGGCCGCCGTCATCCTCGATCCAAAGCGCATCCCGGAGGGTCTGAACGATTCCAAGCAGCTTTCGGCGCAGCGGCGCGAGGAACTGTTCGCGCAGATCCTGGCGACCGCCACGGTTTCGATCGCCTCCTCCAGCTCGACGCGCATCGACGAGACGGATATCCGCAAAGCGAGTCTCGACGCCATGCGTCGCGCCATCTGCAGCCTCGCCATACCGGCAAGCTACGTGCTGACCGACGGGCTCGACGTGCCGCCCGGCCTCGATTGCCCCGGGCAGGCTGTCGTCAAGGGCGATGCCCGCTCGGTCTCGATCGCCGCCGCCTCGATCGTCGCCAAGGTCACACGCGACCGGATGATGGCGCGCGCGCATCACGTCTTTCCGGATTACGGCTTTGCCGCCCATGTCGGCTACGGCACGGCGCAGCACCGCGCCGGCATCGAGAAGCTCGGCCCCTGCTCCCTGCACCGGATGAGCTTTCGGCCGCTGCGCAAGGTCGAGGGCGGTCCTGAGATGGACGAACTGATTTCGGAATAG
- a CDS encoding PA0069 family radical SAM protein — MREQSLAGQAAFAPANTADIADAMIVSSGLRIEVDRRRGRGAGLNPSGRFEALQRETFDDGWQTLEELPPFKTDVQIEKPRTAITRNESPDIGFDRSINPYRGCEHGCIYCFARPTHAYMGLSAGLDFETKLFAKPDAAKLLERELAKPGYKVRAIAIGTNTDPYQPVEKEWRIMRGILEVLNKANHPVSIVTKSAMILRDLDILQEMAAKNLVRVGISVTTLDRKLARTMEPRAATPPRRLETIHTLSEAGIQTAVMAAPLIPALNDHELERILESAKAAGAAEASYVILRLPLEVSPLFRDWLLQHYPDRYRHVMSLVRSMRGGKDYDAEFGKRMKGAGPYAWQIARRFEMAARRFGLTRRGMPLRDDLFVPPDGSGVQLSLL; from the coding sequence ATGAGAGAGCAGTCCCTGGCAGGGCAGGCCGCATTCGCGCCTGCCAATACGGCAGATATTGCCGATGCGATGATCGTGTCCTCCGGTCTGAGAATCGAGGTCGACCGGCGCCGCGGGCGTGGGGCGGGATTGAATCCGTCGGGACGCTTCGAGGCGCTGCAGCGCGAGACCTTCGACGACGGCTGGCAGACGCTGGAAGAGCTTCCGCCGTTCAAGACGGACGTGCAGATCGAGAAGCCGCGCACGGCCATCACCCGCAACGAATCGCCCGACATTGGCTTCGACCGCTCGATCAATCCCTATCGTGGCTGCGAGCATGGCTGCATCTATTGTTTCGCCCGGCCGACGCATGCCTATATGGGTCTTTCGGCGGGGCTCGATTTCGAGACGAAGCTGTTTGCCAAGCCGGATGCGGCAAAACTGCTGGAGCGCGAACTTGCCAAGCCGGGTTACAAGGTGCGAGCGATCGCGATCGGCACCAATACCGACCCCTATCAGCCGGTCGAGAAGGAATGGCGCATCATGCGCGGCATTCTCGAGGTGTTGAACAAGGCGAATCATCCGGTCTCGATCGTCACCAAGTCGGCGATGATCCTGCGCGATCTCGACATTCTGCAGGAGATGGCGGCGAAGAACCTGGTGCGTGTCGGTATCTCCGTGACCACGCTCGACCGCAAGCTTGCCCGGACGATGGAACCGCGCGCCGCGACGCCGCCGCGGCGGCTGGAGACCATTCACACGCTGTCGGAAGCGGGCATCCAGACGGCTGTGATGGCTGCGCCGCTGATCCCGGCGCTGAACGATCATGAGCTGGAGCGCATCCTCGAATCGGCCAAGGCGGCCGGCGCCGCCGAGGCGAGCTATGTCATCCTGAGACTGCCGCTCGAGGTCAGCCCGCTCTTCCGCGACTGGCTGCTGCAGCATTATCCCGATCGCTACCGGCATGTGATGTCGCTGGTGCGCTCGATGCGCGGCGGCAAGGATTACGATGCCGAATTCGGCAAGCGCATGAAGGGCGCCGGTCCCTATGCCTGGCAGATCGCCCGGCGCTTTGAAATGGCCGCCAGGCGTTTCGGCCTTACGCGGCGCGGCATGCCGCTGCGCGACGATCTGTTCGTGCCGCCTGATGGCAGCGGCGTGCAGCTGTCGCTGCTCTAG
- the moaB gene encoding molybdenum cofactor biosynthesis protein B, protein MAGLDEKRPFIAVGIAILTVSDTRTPETDKSGDTLAERIVEAGHRLIDRAIEPDDREKIASRVKAWTERDEIDVVITTGGTGFTGRDVTPEALEPLFEKRMDGFSAVFHRISYEKIGTATIQSRATAGVANATFIFALPGSPGACRDAWDGILKGQLDYRSVPCNFVEIMPRLDEHLKRGATK, encoded by the coding sequence ATGGCAGGACTGGACGAAAAGCGGCCCTTCATCGCCGTCGGCATTGCGATCCTCACCGTCTCGGATACGCGCACGCCGGAGACGGACAAGTCAGGCGACACACTGGCGGAGCGGATCGTGGAAGCAGGCCACCGGCTGATCGACCGCGCGATCGAGCCGGACGACCGCGAAAAAATCGCCTCACGGGTGAAGGCCTGGACCGAGCGGGATGAGATCGACGTCGTCATCACCACGGGCGGCACCGGCTTTACCGGCCGCGATGTGACGCCGGAGGCGCTGGAGCCTTTGTTCGAAAAGCGCATGGACGGCTTTTCCGCCGTCTTCCACCGTATTTCCTATGAGAAGATCGGCACGGCGACGATCCAGTCTCGCGCCACGGCCGGCGTCGCCAACGCCACCTTCATCTTTGCGCTGCCGGGCTCGCCCGGCGCCTGCCGGGATGCCTGGGACGGCATTCTGAAAGGGCAGCTCGACTACCGCAGCGTTCCCTGCAATTTCGTCGAGATCATGCCGCGCCTGGACGAGCACCTGAAGCGCGGCGCGACAAAATAG